A window of Coturnix japonica isolate 7356 chromosome 2, Coturnix japonica 2.1, whole genome shotgun sequence contains these coding sequences:
- the C2H9orf152 gene encoding uncharacterized protein C9orf152 homolog isoform X2 produces the protein MTHTSELQDSDRHKQPTKMDVSLLEEQYDHIKQKQKLQSHIIVFKTGEHESVLPESMVNIVLINKKVRNSKSFTERVPVRKVRLEVTSNGTAHDSSPWRTHLGIHRLALTPCKKAPCDLSHCSNEPCSFDNQRLISKENGTLQHKELEEESELSVLSSSTLSSFSKENGSTISGTCQKPALKSDTSAVWMHHHISSTKHMPACHKLDFYPFPNKKAPRISEAARRLGLYVSQ, from the exons A TGACTCATACCTCAGAGCTACAAGATTCAGATCGTCATAAGCAGCCAACCAAGATGGATGTGAGCTTACTTGAGGAGCAGTATGACcacataaaacagaagcaaaagctgCAATCACACATTATTGTATTTAAAACAG GTGAGCATGAATCAGTTCTCCCAGAATCAATGGTCaacattgttttaattaataaaaaagttAGAAATTCAAAGTCATTTACGGAACGTGTCCCTGTCaggaaggtcaggctggaggtGACCAGCAATGGCACTGCACATGACAGCTCACCCTGGCGTACTCACCTGGGAATTCACCGCCTGGCACTAACTCCTTGTAAGAAAGCTCCCTGTGATCTTTCCCACTGCAGTAATGAACCGTGCAGTTTTGACAATCAGAGActgatttcaaaggaaaacgGAACATTGCAACATAAGGAATTAGAAGAAGAGAGTGAACTATCCGTGCTCAGTTCAAGTACGTTGAGCagtttcagcaaagaaaatggcAGCACCATCTCAGGAACTTGCCAAAAGCCTGCTCTGAAGTCAGACACTTCAGCAGTTTGGATGCATCACCATATTTCCTCTACAAAACACATGCCAGCTTGCCACAAGTTAGACTTTTATCCTTTTCCTAATAAGAAAGCACCCagaatttcagaagcagcaaggaGGCTGGGATTGTATGTCTCACAGTGA
- the C2H9orf152 gene encoding uncharacterized protein C9orf152 homolog isoform X1 codes for MKEMSCFCTTFSSLWEQMVKAYKYTTGIFTVTHTSELQDSDRHKQPTKMDVSLLEEQYDHIKQKQKLQSHIIVFKTGEHESVLPESMVNIVLINKKVRNSKSFTERVPVRKVRLEVTSNGTAHDSSPWRTHLGIHRLALTPCKKAPCDLSHCSNEPCSFDNQRLISKENGTLQHKELEEESELSVLSSSTLSSFSKENGSTISGTCQKPALKSDTSAVWMHHHISSTKHMPACHKLDFYPFPNKKAPRISEAARRLGLYVSQ; via the exons ATGAAGGAAATGTCCTGCTTCTGCAcgactttttcttccttgtgggAACAGATGGTAAAGGCTTACAAATACACGACTGGTATTTTTACAGTGACTCATACCTCAGAGCTACAAGATTCAGATCGTCATAAGCAGCCAACCAAGATGGATGTGAGCTTACTTGAGGAGCAGTATGACcacataaaacagaagcaaaagctgCAATCACACATTATTGTATTTAAAACAG GTGAGCATGAATCAGTTCTCCCAGAATCAATGGTCaacattgttttaattaataaaaaagttAGAAATTCAAAGTCATTTACGGAACGTGTCCCTGTCaggaaggtcaggctggaggtGACCAGCAATGGCACTGCACATGACAGCTCACCCTGGCGTACTCACCTGGGAATTCACCGCCTGGCACTAACTCCTTGTAAGAAAGCTCCCTGTGATCTTTCCCACTGCAGTAATGAACCGTGCAGTTTTGACAATCAGAGActgatttcaaaggaaaacgGAACATTGCAACATAAGGAATTAGAAGAAGAGAGTGAACTATCCGTGCTCAGTTCAAGTACGTTGAGCagtttcagcaaagaaaatggcAGCACCATCTCAGGAACTTGCCAAAAGCCTGCTCTGAAGTCAGACACTTCAGCAGTTTGGATGCATCACCATATTTCCTCTACAAAACACATGCCAGCTTGCCACAAGTTAGACTTTTATCCTTTTCCTAATAAGAAAGCACCCagaatttcagaagcagcaaggaGGCTGGGATTGTATGTCTCACAGTGA